The proteins below come from a single Pedobacter aquae genomic window:
- a CDS encoding TonB-dependent receptor — MNYLRDGDRFSKLFGSFKFFISSAFVRMMIAVLFFLLATTKTYAQKISLSEKKASLESIFQLIEQQTPYRFVFNTIILEKGKPVAIKIKNAEIGEVLDLVFRNQPLSYTIVKQNIILKEKEISEQELTVINGLVTDEKGIGYPGARISIKSKNINTLTDQEGKYKLVLTDVRDQILSIEALGYQKQELVIQDDFNIDVQLKPDLKILEEIIIVGYGEVNKRDLTGSVGEVNMKDLAKAPVKSFDDAFAGRIAGVQVTSPDGQPGAVPTIIVRGGNSVTQDNSPLYVIDGFPIEDYNINAIHPDDISSIEVLKDASSTAIYGARGANGVVIVSTKKGIKGKSVFSFNNYYGLQGNTSQIELMQPFEFVKYQLELDSARAASIYLQDGKTLESYRDEKGINWQDELFREAPMLSSYFAVRGGNKDNNYAFSSSVFDQKGTVIASGFKRYQARLVIEQALTKRFKVGVNANMSGLKSYGTIFTGSRNTFFNILINTWQYRPIAGNFSLDELLSNAQDPAVASATNYQWNPVLTATNELRDRVNSLLTSNVYGIYDISKSLKLRITAGLNLSKLRNDEFNNSKTRQGNTSSSLGQRGVNGSITFTELSNLINENTLTYQKSIDKKHFFTVLSGFTIQENKFAYYGSGAIRIPNEALGLGGLAQGVPVVIQPQNSENRLLSFLSRLNYNYKSKYLFTATLRADGSSKFTGNNQWGYFPSGSFAWNVAQEKFMQGAHFLSETKLRLSYGLTGNNRISEYAYYGAINQGGNNSYMPGGTFISGAFVSNLSNPDLKWESTAELDFGLDIGFLNQRFTLTADIYKKKTNDLLLNAQLPTSSGFSNVFQNIGAVENKGLELTLQSFNIRNDKVKWSTSFNISFNRTKLVGLAQNQKELLSTVRWNSGNDYAQNPAYIASIGRPVAMFYGFIWDGVYQFEDFDRTATGTYVLKADIPNNGNPRQNIQPGDIKYKDINDDKVVDMQDRTEIGNPNPKFYGGLANNLSFRNFDVHVFLQFVYGNEVMNVNRYLMEGGTTTLGANQFASYQNRWTPENPSNQYFRTRGWGPSVYSSRVIEDGSFIRLKTINLGYKVENKLLQRLAIANLRVYVAAQNLITLTKYSGNDPEVSVFDSALTPGLDYSAYPRAKVVTLGLDISF, encoded by the coding sequence GTGAATTACTTAAGAGATGGCGACCGCTTTAGTAAACTTTTTGGCTCGTTTAAATTTTTTATAAGTTCTGCATTTGTGCGGATGATGATTGCGGTATTATTCTTTTTGTTAGCAACAACAAAGACTTATGCCCAGAAAATCTCTTTGTCTGAAAAAAAAGCTTCCTTAGAAAGTATTTTCCAGCTTATAGAGCAGCAAACTCCTTACCGCTTCGTTTTTAATACCATTATTCTTGAAAAAGGTAAGCCTGTAGCTATCAAAATTAAAAATGCCGAGATTGGCGAAGTCTTGGATTTGGTTTTTAGAAATCAGCCTCTTAGCTATACCATTGTTAAGCAAAATATCATTCTAAAAGAAAAAGAAATAAGCGAGCAAGAACTAACAGTTATTAATGGTTTGGTTACAGATGAAAAAGGTATTGGATATCCTGGTGCCAGAATCAGCATCAAAAGTAAAAATATCAATACCTTAACAGACCAAGAAGGAAAATATAAACTTGTTTTAACTGATGTAAGAGACCAAATATTAAGTATTGAAGCGCTAGGCTACCAAAAGCAAGAACTCGTTATTCAAGATGATTTTAATATAGATGTACAATTAAAGCCAGACCTTAAAATACTCGAGGAAATTATCATTGTAGGTTATGGCGAGGTTAATAAAAGAGATTTAACAGGCTCGGTTGGGGAGGTTAATATGAAAGACCTTGCCAAGGCTCCAGTGAAATCTTTTGATGATGCCTTTGCCGGACGTATTGCTGGCGTACAAGTTACCTCTCCAGATGGTCAACCTGGTGCAGTCCCCACCATTATCGTAAGAGGTGGGAACTCGGTAACACAAGATAATTCTCCACTTTACGTGATTGATGGATTTCCTATTGAAGATTATAACATCAATGCTATCCATCCGGATGATATTTCTTCCATAGAAGTTTTAAAAGATGCTTCCTCAACAGCCATTTATGGAGCCAGAGGGGCTAATGGAGTTGTAATTGTAAGTACTAAGAAAGGGATAAAAGGTAAATCGGTCTTTTCTTTTAATAATTATTACGGCTTACAAGGGAATACCTCACAAATAGAACTCATGCAGCCATTTGAGTTTGTTAAATATCAATTAGAACTAGATTCGGCCAGAGCTGCAAGTATCTATCTACAAGATGGTAAAACTTTAGAAAGTTATAGAGATGAAAAAGGTATCAATTGGCAGGATGAACTTTTTAGAGAAGCACCTATGTTAAGTTCTTATTTTGCTGTTAGAGGCGGCAATAAGGATAATAATTATGCTTTTTCAAGCTCGGTATTTGATCAAAAAGGTACGGTAATAGCATCTGGTTTTAAACGCTACCAAGCCAGATTGGTTATAGAACAGGCCTTAACCAAGCGCTTTAAAGTTGGTGTTAATGCTAATATGAGTGGTTTAAAAAGCTACGGAACAATTTTTACAGGAAGTAGAAATACTTTCTTTAATATCTTAATCAATACTTGGCAGTATAGACCTATTGCGGGTAACTTTTCTTTAGATGAGCTTTTAAGTAATGCGCAAGACCCCGCAGTAGCATCTGCAACAAATTACCAATGGAACCCGGTGCTTACTGCTACAAACGAACTTAGAGACCGTGTTAATAGCTTGTTAACTTCAAATGTTTATGGTATTTATGATATTAGTAAGTCTTTAAAATTGAGAATTACAGCAGGTTTAAACTTAAGTAAGCTAAGGAATGATGAATTTAACAATTCTAAAACCAGACAAGGAAATACGTCTAGCTCACTTGGGCAGCGTGGTGTAAATGGTTCTATTACCTTTACAGAGTTGAGTAATTTGATAAACGAGAACACTTTAACTTATCAAAAATCAATCGATAAAAAGCACTTTTTTACGGTACTTTCTGGTTTTACTATTCAGGAGAATAAGTTTGCCTATTATGGTTCTGGCGCTATTCGGATACCCAATGAAGCTTTAGGACTTGGAGGTTTAGCGCAGGGTGTACCCGTGGTTATTCAGCCTCAAAACTCAGAAAACAGGTTACTTTCTTTTTTAAGCAGGTTGAATTATAATTATAAATCTAAATACTTATTTACGGCTACTTTAAGAGCAGATGGTTCATCAAAATTTACAGGTAATAACCAATGGGGCTATTTTCCATCAGGTTCTTTTGCTTGGAATGTAGCACAGGAAAAGTTTATGCAAGGTGCCCATTTTCTATCAGAAACCAAATTAAGGCTAAGCTACGGCCTAACGGGGAATAATAGAATTAGCGAATATGCTTATTATGGCGCTATCAACCAAGGGGGAAATAATTCTTATATGCCAGGCGGAACATTTATAAGTGGTGCATTTGTTTCTAATTTAAGTAACCCCGATTTGAAGTGGGAAAGTACCGCAGAATTAGATTTTGGATTAGATATAGGCTTTCTTAATCAGCGTTTTACTTTAACCGCAGATATCTACAAGAAGAAAACAAACGATTTATTATTAAATGCACAGCTACCAACATCAAGTGGCTTTAGTAATGTTTTTCAAAACATAGGTGCGGTAGAAAATAAGGGTTTAGAGCTCACCTTGCAATCTTTTAATATCAGGAATGATAAAGTGAAGTGGAGTACATCTTTCAACATATCTTTCAATAGAACAAAATTGGTTGGCTTGGCTCAAAATCAAAAGGAGTTGTTAAGTACTGTAAGGTGGAACTCTGGAAATGATTATGCGCAAAACCCGGCTTATATAGCCAGTATTGGTAGGCCAGTAGCTATGTTTTATGGTTTTATTTGGGATGGTGTTTATCAGTTTGAGGATTTTGATAGAACAGCTACCGGTACTTATGTGCTAAAAGCAGATATCCCCAATAATGGTAATCCTAGACAAAATATACAGCCAGGCGATATCAAGTATAAAGATATTAATGACGATAAGGTTGTAGATATGCAAGACAGAACAGAAATTGGTAATCCAAACCCTAAGTTTTACGGAGGTTTAGCCAATAACCTCAGCTTTAGAAATTTTGATGTACATGTTTTCTTGCAGTTTGTTTATGGTAATGAGGTCATGAATGTAAATAGATATTTGATGGAAGGTGGTACAACTACATTGGGAGCTAATCAATTTGCAAGCTACCAGAACCGCTGGACACCAGAAAATCCATCAAACCAGTATTTTAGAACAAGAGGATGGGGTCCATCAGTATATTCATCAAGAGTTATAGAAGATGGTTCTTTTATTAGATTAAAAACCATAAATTTAGGTTATAAAGTAGAAAATAAATTATTGCAGCGCTTAGCAATAGCCAATTTAAGAGTTTATGTAGCTGCTCAAAACCTAATTACATTGACAAAATATTCGGGTAACGACCCAGAAGTTTCAGTATTTGATTCTGCCTTAACTCCTGGCTTAGATTATTCTGCATATCCACGGGCAAAGGTGGTAACATTAGGTTTAGATATTTCTTTTTGA
- a CDS encoding RagB/SusD family nutrient uptake outer membrane protein produces the protein MKSLTSIAFLFLVLHSSCENYLETKPINFATPETFYNNEQELTAALMAVYSELGSTNEGTYSRFLSLEAPSSNDEILRRGANTEAAADSYNASASYDRFFNCWTTLYSGIQRANLLLENINKAQASQEIKNKIKGEALFLRAYYHFILVSYWGDVPLKLSSTNSLNQIYIARTPAKQVYEAVILDMTNSYDLVDEITSFNHPGRVSKTAVAGILARVCLHAAGRLQDASYYQTARAWALKVMESGIHSLNPDYKQIFINHSADVYDIKESIWEVEFEQDNGSQRNEGERFGSTIGIRNNDDKTGFMQGNYTATGVLYNLYAAGDLRRDWNIAPFYYPNFDRNNAAVLYSSTYRWGRYVAKWRREYQTKDFNKNFGGTNWPLLRYADVLLMFAEAENEINGPTPAAYQAVNLVRRRAYRLFTEQNNVADLPIGLNKASFFNWIKDERARELAFEGHRKLDLIRWNLLISTMQQMVTTISTAAPSGSNTALGYSGRVSTLRSYQNFSNRDLFFPIPTQEISLNSLMIQNTGW, from the coding sequence ATGAAAAGTCTAACATCCATAGCGTTTTTGTTTTTAGTGCTACATAGTTCTTGCGAGAATTATCTAGAAACAAAGCCTATTAACTTTGCCACACCAGAGACTTTTTATAATAACGAACAAGAATTAACAGCAGCTTTAATGGCTGTTTACTCTGAGTTGGGAAGCACAAATGAAGGTACTTATTCAAGGTTTTTATCATTAGAAGCACCATCTTCTAATGATGAGATACTAAGAAGAGGCGCTAATACAGAAGCTGCGGCTGATTCTTATAATGCCAGTGCTTCTTATGATAGGTTTTTCAATTGCTGGACAACGCTTTATTCTGGCATACAAAGGGCCAATTTGTTATTAGAAAACATCAATAAAGCCCAAGCATCTCAGGAAATTAAAAACAAGATAAAAGGAGAGGCTCTGTTTTTAAGAGCTTATTATCATTTTATTTTGGTGTCTTACTGGGGTGATGTGCCTTTGAAATTATCTTCAACAAATTCTTTAAATCAAATTTATATAGCCAGAACACCAGCAAAACAAGTTTACGAAGCCGTTATTCTAGATATGACCAATTCTTATGATTTGGTTGATGAGATTACGAGTTTCAACCATCCCGGGCGAGTGTCTAAAACTGCTGTAGCGGGTATTTTAGCAAGAGTTTGTTTACATGCGGCTGGGCGTTTGCAAGATGCTTCTTATTATCAGACAGCAAGAGCCTGGGCTTTAAAAGTAATGGAGTCTGGTATTCATAGCCTAAATCCTGATTATAAACAGATTTTTATCAACCACAGTGCTGATGTTTATGATATTAAAGAATCTATTTGGGAAGTAGAATTTGAGCAAGATAACGGTTCACAAAGAAATGAAGGTGAACGCTTTGGATCTACCATTGGTATCAGAAATAATGATGATAAAACCGGGTTTATGCAAGGTAATTATACAGCTACTGGTGTTTTATATAATTTATATGCGGCCGGAGATTTAAGAAGAGATTGGAATATAGCACCATTTTATTATCCTAATTTTGATAGAAATAATGCGGCAGTACTTTACTCATCTACCTATAGATGGGGCCGTTATGTAGCTAAATGGCGAAGAGAATATCAGACCAAAGACTTTAATAAAAACTTTGGAGGTACCAATTGGCCTTTATTAAGATATGCCGATGTTTTATTGATGTTTGCAGAAGCTGAAAATGAAATTAATGGCCCAACTCCAGCAGCTTACCAAGCTGTTAATTTAGTTAGAAGACGAGCTTACAGGTTATTTACCGAGCAAAATAATGTAGCAGATTTACCTATAGGTTTAAATAAGGCGTCTTTCTTTAATTGGATAAAGGATGAAAGAGCTAGAGAATTGGCTTTTGAAGGTCATCGGAAATTAGATTTAATACGGTGGAATTTACTCATCAGTACCATGCAGCAAATGGTTACAACCATCTCCACAGCGGCACCATCAGGTTCAAATACGGCTTTGGGTTATTCTGGTAGGGTATCTACTTTAAGATCTTATCAAAATTTCAGTAATCGTGATTTATTTTTCCCCATCCCTACACAAGAAATATCATTAAATAGCTTGATGATACAAAATACAGGCTGGTAA
- a CDS encoding polysaccharide lyase encodes MIQKHQPRNMVSLSLLLIAGLFTACENDLQPLIGEQNEATQARAIYSTRTVNWNNLSDGTYTNTEAVADFGNVTGWNEARAYISSGTARVKLEPNALSGAGGMISNIDISDGSEYELQYDVKFHSQFDWSRGGKVGFGFKIGEGNTGCDKADDGNGGSARMMWYTDNNGVTRLKPYIYYKDMPGTCGYDFGKAYPASGSIQKGTWYTIKIYVKSNTGTSTNGRIRVTVEGETILDNAIRWTTNDAKRLINTMAFTSFRGGSDSYWESSTVGYIYYDNLSWTKIN; translated from the coding sequence ATGATTCAAAAACATCAACCAAGAAACATGGTTTCTTTGTCTTTGCTTTTAATAGCAGGACTATTCACTGCATGTGAAAATGATTTACAACCGCTTATTGGCGAACAAAATGAAGCCACACAGGCAAGAGCTATTTACAGTACCAGAACCGTAAATTGGAACAACCTAAGCGATGGAACCTATACAAATACCGAAGCAGTTGCAGATTTTGGTAACGTAACAGGTTGGAATGAAGCTAGAGCCTATATTTCTTCTGGTACAGCCCGTGTAAAATTAGAACCTAATGCGCTTTCCGGTGCAGGAGGTATGATATCAAATATTGATATTTCTGATGGTAGCGAATATGAACTACAGTATGATGTAAAATTCCATAGTCAGTTTGATTGGAGTCGTGGCGGAAAAGTAGGCTTTGGTTTTAAAATTGGAGAAGGTAATACCGGATGCGATAAAGCTGATGATGGCAACGGCGGAAGTGCCAGAATGATGTGGTATACAGATAATAATGGGGTAACAAGATTAAAACCTTATATCTATTACAAAGATATGCCGGGTACTTGTGGCTATGATTTTGGTAAAGCCTATCCAGCATCAGGAAGTATACAAAAAGGAACTTGGTACACCATTAAAATTTATGTTAAAAGTAATACCGGAACCAGTACAAATGGTAGGATAAGAGTTACTGTTGAAGGAGAAACTATTTTAGATAATGCTATTAGATGGACAACCAATGATGCTAAACGTTTAATCAATACCATGGCTTTTACTTCATTTAGAGGAGGAAGTGATTCTTATTGGGAATCTAGCACCGTAGGCTATATCTATTACGATAATTTATCGTGGACTAAAATAAACTAA
- a CDS encoding DUF4955 domain-containing protein, with protein MFKKITLISFIQIALGSTYAQEVSPLWTDFLNAKKTGKEAVLPDFSFAGYHFSEKNIPDVSKHKYFNVKDFGALPNDDKFDDEAIQKTIKAAEAYNKPAVVFFPAGKYLIAPDEDSTKHIRISKSHIILKGAGSGVNGTEIYQANKRINGRQFVFKPEDSKPARITEITNEAKRASFEVVVADASKLKVGQDVVINHRSEAYTKQYFAPLNLKPQWTRLFGDNGGMQIFEIHTITKIEGNKLTFKNPIHLDIKMIEGKSWNLLSYPSIEECGIEDILFSSNWKSYPEEFVHHKDLIHDYAYEAVGMEFVKNSWVRNCVFQDWNEGINIRSGYQVSVLNTHFRGKKGHASVHARTGYGILIKNCSFNGAQHHGAGNGYSAVNTVITQCTLGKDQNFDIHSGQPIATLFDAIDGGVFYNLGGPEPGYPHHGKDLVLWNFNHSAEKNQHYNFWDETRRRNNTIAQPILVGFTSNTTVTFEKIGVNESQGKNVFPKSLFEAQLELRLRK; from the coding sequence ATGTTTAAAAAAATTACGCTTATCTCATTCATCCAAATCGCTTTAGGAAGTACTTATGCCCAAGAAGTATCGCCCTTATGGACAGATTTTTTAAATGCTAAAAAGACAGGTAAAGAAGCCGTTTTACCTGATTTTTCTTTTGCAGGATACCATTTTTCTGAGAAAAATATTCCTGATGTGAGCAAGCATAAATACTTTAATGTGAAAGATTTTGGTGCTTTACCTAACGATGATAAATTTGATGATGAAGCTATCCAGAAAACTATAAAAGCGGCTGAGGCTTATAACAAACCTGCTGTCGTGTTTTTTCCTGCTGGTAAATACCTTATTGCTCCTGATGAAGATTCTACCAAGCATATCAGAATAAGTAAAAGTCATATCATATTAAAAGGAGCAGGAAGTGGGGTTAATGGCACAGAAATATATCAGGCAAATAAAAGAATCAACGGCCGTCAGTTTGTTTTTAAGCCCGAGGATAGTAAGCCTGCCAGAATCACAGAAATTACAAATGAGGCTAAAAGAGCAAGTTTTGAAGTTGTAGTTGCTGATGCTTCGAAATTAAAAGTTGGGCAAGATGTGGTGATTAACCATAGGAGCGAGGCTTATACCAAGCAATATTTTGCGCCTTTAAATTTAAAACCACAGTGGACAAGGTTATTTGGGGATAATGGTGGAATGCAGATTTTTGAAATCCATACCATTACTAAAATTGAAGGAAACAAATTAACCTTTAAAAACCCTATCCATTTAGATATTAAAATGATTGAAGGTAAAAGCTGGAATTTATTAAGTTATCCATCTATAGAAGAATGTGGTATTGAGGATATTTTGTTCAGCAGTAATTGGAAAAGCTATCCAGAAGAATTTGTTCATCATAAAGATTTAATTCATGATTACGCTTATGAAGCCGTAGGGATGGAGTTTGTGAAAAATAGCTGGGTAAGAAACTGTGTTTTTCAAGATTGGAATGAAGGGATAAACATTCGCTCTGGTTATCAGGTAAGTGTGCTGAATACCCACTTTAGAGGTAAAAAAGGACATGCTTCTGTTCATGCTAGAACGGGTTATGGTATTTTAATTAAAAATTGTTCTTTTAATGGCGCACAACATCATGGTGCGGGTAATGGTTATAGTGCGGTAAATACGGTTATTACACAATGCACTTTAGGTAAAGATCAAAATTTTGATATCCACTCGGGCCAACCCATTGCAACTTTGTTTGATGCCATTGATGGTGGTGTGTTTTATAATTTAGGAGGTCCGGAGCCTGGCTATCCACATCATGGTAAGGATTTAGTGCTTTGGAATTTTAACCACTCGGCAGAGAAAAATCAGCATTATAATTTTTGGGATGAAACCAGAAGAAGAAATAATACCATAGCGCAACCCATTTTGGTAGGTTTTACCTCTAATACCACGGTAACTTTTGAAAAAATAGGTGTAAATGAATCTCAAGGGAAGAATGTGTTTCCAAAATCATTGTTTGAAGCACAACTAGAGCTAAGATTACGCAAATAA
- a CDS encoding RNA polymerase sigma-70 factor, whose amino-acid sequence MLGYDKLTDNELWKLIKQHDQKAFRALFDMYWSKVFTTAFRYLKDKDACTEIVNDLFLNIWNKREQLEIESLQAYLTSSARYHVYKKLKAIKTSPLELVENYDLLDDKADNANPIDDKIKYLDLENRIDSYLTALPKRCREIFIMSRKENLSNDEIAQKLNISKRTVENQLTHALKHLRNALKDLSIILVLLRIMDNY is encoded by the coding sequence ATGCTAGGATACGATAAACTGACGGATAACGAATTATGGAAACTTATAAAACAGCATGATCAAAAGGCTTTTAGAGCTTTGTTTGACATGTATTGGTCTAAAGTTTTTACTACAGCTTTCAGGTATTTAAAGGATAAAGATGCTTGTACAGAAATTGTGAATGATTTATTTCTGAACATCTGGAACAAGAGAGAACAGCTAGAAATAGAATCTTTACAAGCTTATTTAACAAGTTCTGCAAGATATCATGTTTATAAAAAATTAAAGGCTATAAAAACATCTCCGTTAGAGTTGGTAGAAAATTACGACCTGCTTGATGATAAAGCTGATAACGCCAACCCCATAGACGATAAAATAAAGTATTTAGACCTTGAGAACCGAATAGATAGCTATTTAACCGCCTTACCTAAAAGATGTAGGGAAATATTTATCATGAGTAGAAAAGAAAATCTCTCTAATGATGAAATTGCCCAAAAGCTAAATATTTCTAAACGTACGGTAGAAAACCAGCTTACCCACGCTTTAAAACATTTAAGAAATGCTTTAAAAGATCTATCCATTATCCTGGTTTTACTCAGAATAATGGATAATTATTAG
- a CDS encoding AraC family transcriptional regulator produces MMRPQLLKVTSGPVHSFTVRQDLLPNIDKLHYHAEIELIQIVKGKGTQLIGDSIKRFDAGDIFLIGSGLPHNLKYDEPYVQESGKSLTESRVIQFHENFWGASFLNLPENKIIRDLLEQSKRGIQIQGLTKIKVAGYLDKLVDAEGPERILLLISILQIIAKAAEDVCLLSSIGFNNEVKDFENHRMTLIYEYTLANFKKKIQLDEIAKIAHISPHSFCRYFKSRTKKTYSQFLLEVKVGQACKLLMDNDLSIKELCYESGFNNFASFHKYFKIITGLSPLSYKKEFNQRQPAA; encoded by the coding sequence ATGATGAGACCACAATTATTAAAAGTTACTTCAGGACCGGTGCATTCTTTTACCGTAAGGCAGGATTTGTTACCCAATATTGATAAGTTGCATTATCATGCAGAGATTGAACTTATTCAAATTGTTAAAGGTAAGGGCACACAACTTATTGGCGATAGCATCAAAAGATTTGATGCCGGTGATATATTTTTAATTGGCTCTGGTTTACCTCATAATTTAAAATATGATGAACCTTATGTGCAAGAGTCAGGGAAATCATTAACAGAATCAAGGGTTATACAATTCCATGAGAATTTCTGGGGAGCATCTTTCTTGAACTTGCCAGAGAACAAAATCATCCGAGATTTATTAGAGCAATCTAAACGTGGTATACAAATTCAAGGGTTAACAAAAATTAAAGTAGCAGGTTATTTAGATAAATTGGTTGATGCTGAAGGGCCAGAAAGAATATTATTACTCATTTCTATCTTGCAAATTATAGCAAAAGCAGCTGAGGATGTTTGTTTACTATCTTCTATAGGTTTTAATAATGAAGTTAAAGATTTCGAAAACCATAGAATGACCTTAATTTACGAGTATACCTTAGCCAATTTTAAAAAGAAAATCCAATTGGATGAAATAGCTAAAATAGCACATATAAGTCCTCATTCTTTTTGCCGATATTTCAAATCAAGAACCAAGAAAACCTATTCTCAGTTTTTACTAGAAGTAAAAGTTGGGCAAGCTTGTAAACTATTAATGGATAATGATTTAAGTATAAAAGAATTGTGCTATGAAAGTGGCTTTAATAATTTTGCCAGTTTCCATAAATATTTCAAAATCATTACAGGTTTAAGCCCTTTGAGTTATAAAAAAGAATTTAACCAAAGACAACCCGCGGCCTAA
- a CDS encoding sulfatase: protein MSIKQLRTIFTICLVFICQLAWSQEKPNVLFLIIDDLNDWVSISKKFPGVKTPNIDRLAQSGTYFEKAYSQAPLCGPSRASFLSGLLPSKTGVYLQIKDTDLKQYLNDKFQVDFLPNYFSKNGYKTLGVGKIFHNGEGIQAFDEYGGKFEVYGPLPEKRVNYDPAWFGQKGTQTDWAAFPEKDEQMPDYKYANWVASQFAKKHEKPFFMAVGFIRPHVPWYVPQKWFDLVKNSPTQMPPYLKNDMDDIPQIGKSITEVLEMPTTEWAINKNNWKDMVQAYLACIAFVDAQVGKVLNALEKSAYKDNTYIVLISDHGYHLGEKNRFAKHSLWERSAHVPLIISGPGLQQNKVNANPVGLIDIYPTLVDLSGLPKNKQNEGRSLAPLLRNQVKHWDYPVYSFYGANNVSVYKNKYHYIKYEDLSEEFYDLEKDPQEWKNKASDLKESVLLNTFRKLAPAKTAPYAPNSVMEGNAYFKSKKP, encoded by the coding sequence TTGAGTATTAAACAGCTAAGAACTATTTTTACCATTTGTTTAGTTTTTATTTGCCAGCTTGCTTGGTCTCAAGAAAAGCCCAATGTGTTATTTTTAATTATTGATGATTTAAACGATTGGGTTTCCATCTCCAAGAAATTCCCAGGAGTTAAAACACCCAATATAGATAGACTAGCCCAATCAGGAACTTATTTTGAGAAAGCTTACAGTCAGGCGCCACTTTGCGGCCCTTCAAGGGCTTCTTTTTTATCAGGTCTATTACCATCTAAAACAGGTGTTTACCTTCAAATAAAAGATACCGATCTTAAGCAATACCTCAATGATAAATTTCAGGTTGATTTTTTACCTAATTATTTCTCTAAAAACGGATATAAAACTTTAGGAGTAGGAAAGATTTTTCATAACGGAGAAGGTATTCAAGCTTTTGATGAGTATGGTGGTAAGTTTGAAGTTTATGGGCCCTTGCCAGAAAAACGTGTCAATTACGACCCTGCTTGGTTCGGACAAAAAGGAACACAAACAGATTGGGCTGCTTTTCCAGAGAAAGATGAGCAAATGCCCGATTATAAATATGCCAACTGGGTGGCTAGCCAATTTGCTAAAAAGCATGAAAAGCCATTTTTTATGGCCGTAGGTTTTATAAGACCACATGTGCCTTGGTATGTACCTCAAAAATGGTTCGATTTGGTGAAGAACTCGCCAACGCAAATGCCTCCATATCTTAAAAACGATATGGATGACATTCCACAAATAGGAAAATCTATTACTGAAGTTCTAGAAATGCCAACTACAGAATGGGCCATCAATAAAAATAATTGGAAAGATATGGTACAAGCTTACCTAGCTTGTATTGCTTTTGTAGATGCTCAAGTTGGTAAAGTGCTTAATGCTTTAGAAAAATCGGCTTATAAGGATAATACCTACATCGTATTAATTTCTGATCACGGTTACCATTTAGGCGAGAAAAACAGATTTGCTAAACATTCTTTATGGGAACGTTCTGCTCATGTTCCGCTCATTATTAGTGGGCCAGGTTTACAGCAAAATAAGGTAAATGCTAACCCGGTAGGCTTAATTGATATTTATCCAACTTTGGTTGATTTAAGCGGCTTACCTAAAAACAAACAAAATGAGGGTAGAAGTTTGGCTCCGCTTTTAAGAAACCAGGTCAAGCATTGGGATTATCCGGTTTATTCCTTTTATGGAGCTAACAATGTATCTGTGTACAAAAATAAATATCATTACATCAAATATGAAGACCTTTCAGAAGAGTTTTATGATTTAGAGAAAGACCCACAAGAATGGAAAAATAAAGCATCAGACTTAAAAGAATCTGTTTTATTAAATACTTTCAGGAAGTTGGCACCTGCTAAAACAGCGCCTTATGCGCCTAACTCTGTCATGGAGGGTAATGCTTATTTTAAATCTAAAAAACCTTAA